CAGGATGCCGTGTGTGGCGCGCTGCGCGACATTACACGCATCGTGGGCGCAAATACCACGATTGCGTATACGTCCTCCGGCGCCACGACGTCGCGAGCAGCCCGCGTGCGGCCGCAAACGCCCATTGTGGGTATCACGCCTTCGCTGGAGGTGGCCCGGCGGATGTGTCTCACCTGGGGCGTGCATGCTGCTGTCGTACCCGACGTAAAGGACGTGGACGAGATGATAACTGTGGCCAGCAACGCAGCGCTCAATGAAGGCTTTGCCGAGGATGGCGAGGAGATTGTCATTGTCGCCGGCATGCCATTCGGGAGGCACGGATCGACCAACATGCTGCATGTCGCCCGCGTAGCACAGGCGCAGGATGTCGCGCTCTCCGGACTTCCTGCCTCCAAAAGCACTGATGAAAAGGTGACCGCATGAGCGAGGCAGTGTTCCGTGTCCTGGTAGCCCCCGATTCATTCAAGGGAAGCCTTGGCGCCTCGGCTGTCGCCGATCGCATTCGCGCAGGCATTATTCGGGCCGTTCCCGGGGCAGATGTCGTACTGGCCCCCATCGCCGATGGTGGTGAAGGAACCGCAGAGGTAATGGCGGCAACGTTGCCCGGCAAATGGGACGAGGTTCGGGTAGTCGAGGCCAACGGTATGGAAAAAGCGGTGCGCTATTACCGAGGGCGATGCAACGAGTTCGGGGAGATTGCCATCCTGGAAGTCGCCGAAGTCGTGGGTCTTCCGCAAGCAGTTGCGGAGCCGGGCAAGCGGACAACGCGGGGCATTGGCCAGGCCATCCGGCATCTTGCTTCGCAGGGCGTGAATACCATCGCCATCGGACTTGGCGGTTCTTCCACGAACGAGGCTGGCGCCGGTATGCTTTCCGAGCTTGGGTTCCGCTTTGTCGACGGGAATGGCAAAGTGCTGTGTCCGATCCTGGAAAACCTCCAGGCAATCCGCGAGATTGGATACGAACGGCCCGAATCGCTGGCTGGCGTCCGCATGATTGCGCTTTCCGACGTCAATAGTCCATTGTGCGGCCCCACTGGCGCGACCTACGTCTTCGGGCCGCAAAAGGGCGTCACGGCATTGGCTGCGGTCGATGCGACCCTCGCGGGCTTTGCCAAGCGATGCACCGCCGCGCTGGGCGTCGATTTCACCGAGGCCGAAGGCAGTGGCGCGGCTGGCGGAATCGGCTTCGCATTGCGTCTTCTCGGTGCCGAGGTGGTTTCGGGCGCCACGTTCGTTTTGCGGGCGGCAGGGCTCCACAAGGATCTGAACACATTCGATTGGATGATCACGGGGGAAGGGCGGTCCGATGTCCAGACGATGATGGGAAAGGGGCCTGCGACCATTGCCTACATGGCGAGGGAGGCGGGTGTTCCGGTCACGCTCCTGTCAGGTGGCATTGACCCCAGCCCGGCGCTGACCGAAGCTTTCGACGGATGCATCTCCATCCAGCAGGGTCCAGTGTCGTTGAACTTTGCCATGGAACACGCGGGGGCGTTGCTTGAAGAGGCGTCACACCAGCTCACGCGCTTGTTTGCCTCGGGGAGTCGGCGGAACTTGGCGGCCAGTAGCGCAAGAAGGTAGCGAGGTATGACGAGAAGAAAGGGCGAATTGGCACGCGGCCAGTGCCCTCTCTTCACGGCTTCCACCAAGTGTAGGATCGCGTTATGTCCTTATCCTGCGCTCGACGAGAATGCATGTTGTTCCGGCAGGCTGGCCGACGCTGGCATCGGATGAAGGTCGGAACGGCGACCGGCCTTGAGAATCTGGCTTGGCACATCGTGGCCAATCAGGCCGGGGAGCCTGGCCGATGCGACAAGGATGGCAGCCAGGTCGACGCCCGTGTCGTAGCCATCAAGTTTCAGCATGTGAACCAGGTCCTCGGTGCACACGTTGCCGGTGGCACCAGGCGCGTAGGGGCAGCCGCCCAGCCCGCCGAGCGAGGCATCGAACCGATCGACGCCGACCTCCAGGGCTGCCAGGGTATTGGCCAGGGCAAGGCCGCGCGTGTTGTGAAAGTGAAGGGCGAGTTCGAGAGCCGGGAACTGACGTCGGGCGGCCTCGCACAAAGCTCTCACCTGCGAGGGGTGAGCCATGCCCGTGGTATCGCAAAGGGTAACACCATGCACCCCCATGTCCGCGAACCGTTGCATCCATCCCAGCACCGCCGCAACGGCTACGTCGCCCTCCATGGGGCAGCCCATCGCGGTGGAAAGCGACACGTTGATAGTGGTGGGTGTGCTACGCACTATGTGGATGACGTCCGAGAGCTGAGCAAACGATTGCTCCCGCGACATACGCAGGTTCGTGCGGTTGTGGCTTTCGCTGACCGACATCACGAGGTTGACTTCGCTGACGTTGCACGACAGCGCGCGCTCGGCGCCGCGGACGTTGGGAACCAGCACCGTGTAGACGACACCGTCCTGACGGGTGATGCGATGCATCACGGCCTCTGCATCGCGCAGGGCGGGGATGGCCTTCGGAGACGTAAACGAGGTCACCTCCACCTTTGCATAGCCACACGCGCTCAGCGCGTTGATGAGGCTGATTTTGTCCTCTGTTTCAACGAACTTGACCTCGTTTTGGAATCCGTCGCGCGTCGCGACTTCTTGAATATGTACCTTCTTGTTTTTCATAATGTTCTCCTCATTGACTTGCCGGCCTGTCAGGTTGTATGAGCCGGTACACGCCACGATCCGGTACCAGTACGGCTGCCAGAAGGGATCGGCGATCCCCTCTCAGGACATCGCACATTCGTTCGGATCGAACTACTTTCACGCCTTTTCCCTCCGTCTCATTCCACTTGTGAGAGGACAATTTTTTTATGAATGGCGACGCAGGGGAATCCTTCATCCCTCAACGACCCTTTCCGGAATGGAAAGTTAAAGGGGTGACGGAAATCCATGCGTAGCGCACAAGGAGCTGGATTTTCAATGCTTAAGCCGACGCACTTTGACTTACCGTCACTGAGAATTTTCATGCTAGTGGCCGAGAATGGCAGTGTCACCCGAGCTTCCGAGAAAGCGCACATGACCATGTCGGCCGTCAGCAAGCGGATTGCGGATCTGGAGCGAACCGTCGACTGCCCCTTGTTTCAGCGCTTGCCTCGCGGCCTGGTGCTGACCGCGGCTGGGCACGAGTTGATGCGCCACGCTAAGACTGTCCTTGACACCGTCAACCGTATGTCCAGCGCAATGAGCGACTATGCAATCGGTGTCCGGGGTCATGTACGGGTATGGGCCAACACCTCCGCAATCATTCAATTCCTGCCACGCGAGCTTGCTGATTTCCTGAGCAAGGAGCCGCTGATTCGAGTCAGCCTTGAAGAGCGCCTAAGCCAGGAAGTCGTCGAGGCGGTCATCGCCGGTATTGCCGATGTGGGGGTCTTTGCCGACAACGTTAGTGCTTCGGCACTGCAGAAGTTCCGGTATCGTGAGGACTCGTTGGTCGTGCTGGTTCCCCCGGAACATCCGCTGGCAGGCGTCCCGGAAGTTCGATTTGCCGATACCCTGGCCTATGACTTTGTGGGGTTGAATCAGGGGAGTTCGCTCCTTAACCGCATGAGCGAAGCCGCCGCCGCGCTGGAATGCGTACTGAAGCTACGGATTCAGGTGACAAGCTTCGATGCCATTTGCCGAATGATCGAAGCAGGGCTGGGTATTGGTGTGCTGCCCGCCGGGGCGGTGCGGCAGGAAATTCTGATGGCTGGATTGAGGGCGGTCCGGCTATCCGATCCTTGGGCGAATCGGTCGCTGTGGTTAGGGGTCAGGGACGCAAAGGCATTGCAGCCGGAGGCCATAAAGCTGGTTGAGCACCTATGCGGCGTGAGTCTGGACGCCATTCGAACAGGCTGAGATATCCGTACCCTTTCTGTTCCGGAAAGGGGCCCTGAAAGTATTGCAACGCCTTCTGGCGCGAGTTGTCACATCATGCTGGCTACCACCGGCAGAAAGAGACAACATGGAACAAGCACTCAAGGGTATCCGCGTCATCGAACTGGGGCAACTGATCGCAGGCCCGTTCGCAGCCAAGATGCTGGCGGAGTTTGGCGCGGAAGTCATCAAGATTGAATCGCCCCGGCATGGCGATCCGTTGCGAAAATGGCGCCTGCTTCATCAGGACACATCAGTCTGGTGGGCGGCGCAGTCGCGCAACAAGAAATCGGTAACCTTGGACCTGCGTTCAGAAGAAGGGCAAGAGGTAATTCTGCGCCTCGTTGCGTCTGCTGACATTCTGATCGAGAACTTCCGCCCAGGCACCTTGGAAAAGTGGGGGCTGGGTTGGGATACCCTCAGGGCGATTAACCCGAAGCTGATCATGTTACGCGTCTCGGGATACGGGCAGACGGGGCCTTACCGCGATCGGCCAGGATTTGGCGTCATCGGTGAGGCGATGGGCGGCCTGCGGCATTTGAGCGGCGAGGCCGGCCGTACCCCTGTCAGGGTCGGCGTGTCCATCGGGGACTCCCTATCCGCACTTCATGGCGTCGTCGGCGTGCTTCTCGCGTTAGCGCATCGAGAGCGCAATGCCGGCGAGGGCCAGGTCATCGACGTGGCCCTTTATGAGTCCGTATTCAACATGATGGAAAGCCTGGTGCCGGAGTTTTCGGTCTTCGGCGCTATCCGCCAGGCCGCCGGTAGCAGTCTTCCCGGTATTGCACCGAGTAATGCCTATCAGTGCCGGGACGGGAAGTACGCATTGATTGCTGGAAACGGCGACAGCATCTTCAAACGACTGATGTCGGTGATCGGGCGGCAAGACCTTGCCGACAACCCGGCTCTCGCACAGAACGATGGGCGCGTGGCAAAGGTGGAGGAAATCGACGCCGCCATTCGGGAGTGGACTCAAGCGCGTGCATTGGACGACGTGCTAGCCAATCTCCACGAAGCGGGGATTCCGAGCGGAAAAATCTATGATGTGGCTGACATCGTCCACGACCCGCACTACCGCGCGCGCGAGATGTTGCTGGACGGGCGGTTGAGCGATGGCACCCCGGTGATGTTACCGGGGATCGTGCCGAAGCTGAGTGGTACGCCCGGTACCGTCCGCCGACCGGCTCCCACTTTGGGCCAGGATACCGATGAAGTCCTCGAGTCAATTGGCATTGACGCTGCCACGCGCAGCGACTGGCGACTACGGGGCGTGCTCTGACCGAGCGATAAGGCCCTATATTGTCGCTGAGGCGGGATCGTCTCGGCGAGTTGGGGTAACAGTCGGGTGTCGGTGCCCAGAAAAAGAGCAGAGAACATGCAAAAGGAAAAAACTGGATCGATGCAGCAAGGCATAAGGGACGTGCATGGGGACAGCGACCGCAGGACCACGCAGGGCTTCTTGGGCGCTCCTTGGTCCGCTTATGCCGTAAGGGGGCGCACCACTTAAAGGTGAGAGCGCCCAGCGCCCAGGCGCCGAGAACGACGGCGAGGGCGAGGGCGGTCTGCAACCTTGGCTTGCTGGATCAGGAGCAGGTGTAACTGCTCGCATGGAAAGGATCGCCATTCACGAAGGTGATCTTCTTCGGATAGGCGCACAGGGGCATGCTTTTGGCGGGGGATGATGCGCGAGCCATGAGACTGTCTGGCGAGACCCCATTTTCGACCCAGTCTTGAAGGGCAGCGAAGAGTTCCTCTCGTTTCGGAAAAGCCGGAATCGCATTCGGATTTGCGCTGCCGTTGTGATAACCATTGAATCCGTGTCCCATGCCAGGAACGAGGTAAAACTTATAGAAGCTCTGCGTGGCTGAGAGACCTCCCATTTTAGACGTGACCCGGTTGTAGTAGTCGACGGAGCCTTGGGGCGGGATCGCTTCATCATCCAGACCATGATAATGAATCATTTTTCCACCTCGAGCCTTGAACGCAGACAAATCTGGATTGTTCGCATCAATGTTGCTGAATGCCGCTTGCAACGATATACCGCGCTCAAAGGCGTGCGACAACTCCGCGTAGGAAAGCCTCTTCCAACGTGCGGCGCCATTTCCGGTAGCGTTTACGAAATTTGATTCCGCCATCGTCGGATCTTGGAGGTTTAGCGCGAGTACGTCGGAAGCGATAGTGAAGGGGCCACCTGGTGAGGCATTAACATTAGTGGTGGGAGAAAGGCTACGGATCCACGCGTCATACAGGGACGTTCCGCGCGACGTCCCATACCAGCGCCGGCTGCTGCTGAGTGCAGTATCCCAACCGTTATCGATTGCAGGATCGGGCACACTGCCATCCGCAGTCATGCCGTACCAGATTTTGTTAAGGGCAGACGCTTGTGCGAGATTGACACAGTTTGCGCTGCTACTTGTACCACGTACACCACCATTGCCATCGACACCAGGGCACAGCACCGTTGCATCCCTTGTCGGGTCGTAGCGACACTGCGAAGGGTCGATAAGGTATCCCATATGCTGCCCGCCCACCATATCGCATGAGCTGATTGCCGTGTTGGATACGAAGTCAAGCTGGGCGATCGTCGGGATCGGGATGCCGTTGTCGACCAGATCACGCTGATACACGATTTGCGGGTACATTTCGGCGGTGATAAAGCGCGTCCAGTTCATTGCAGGAAAGGCAACCATAATCCCATCGTAGTCAGCCGGATACGACTGTGCTGCCTGCATGGCTTGGCGACCACCCATTGATCCGCCATCAAAGTACGCGTGGGACGGTGCCGAGCCGTAATATGCTGTGGCCAAGGCTTTCGTTTTCACTGCCAGTTCATGGACGGTACGCAACGAGAAGTCGCGCCATCCAGCAGAGTTGATCGATCCGTCGGGGCTCATTGCGAACGATCCACCGTGCAGCCTGTCGGTGTGCCCCGTGTCGGAACTTGCACTCACGGAGCCTTCCGACGCAGCGATCTCGGCAGGGCTGCCGGATGCGTTGATAAGCGTCGCAAGCTGCGTAGTGGACGTTTCCACGCCGCCACCCCAGCCGCCGCTACCGAGCACGTGTATGCGTTTGTTCCATCTTGTCTTCGCAGGAAGCCATATCTCCATCCCGATTCCAGACGTTGTTGAGGGGGCATCAGCCGGCCCTGCATTGCCAGGGCCGACACTGAGCTTGACCATACATAGATCGCTGCCGGCAACTGGTGTCGCATCTGTTGCGGCACCGGTCAGCAAAAGCGGATCCCCCTTTTGGAACGCTTTCACGAGCAAAACAGTAGTGTCGGCATCTGGTTTGAATTCGGTCTTGAGGGAGTCGTCGCAACCCAGAGAGGCCGGCGTACCTGAAGTGGGCGCGGGCGGGTCGTCACTGCCGCCGCAGCCGCCAAGGGTCAACAAGCAGATCAGTGTCGCGAGCGCGGATGTTGCCCGTGTCGGTATTGGGCGCGGATGGGGAAATTCCATAAGTGTCTCCAATATATTGTGGTCGGTTACTTCGCTTCGCCCGAAAAGTCGATTACATCAACTTGGTTAACGAAAAGTGACTGATGAGTATCTTTAAGCGGTGCACTATAATGCATCGCCCCTAATGATAGGTTGCGCACTATCCTGCAGTAGTCCAGAATATTGCTGTTCTTGCTCTGTAAACTTGCTGTCCTGCAGCCGCGAGCGCCGGACGTGTGTGCGACCCCTCATCTCTTTTCCAAAGATGTCGATCCAGCGGCCCACTAAGGCAGCAGCACCCATCCAGTTACTGGCTGGACGCGTATCGGTGCGGCTTGATGAATTGAGAATTGGTGGGGAGAGAGTGGGCCAACAGCCCTTGCGGCCGTGGCTTGGATTTCCTGTCGAGTTTCACAAAGGCCGTGCCGAAAACCGAGACGTAGGCGCGCTGCTCTATCCCAACGCATTGATCTGGCAGCAGAGAGTCGGGCGGACCCGAGCCCAGATGACTTCGGGCTGCCAGGAATTTGAGGCTGTCACGCACGGCGGCGATTCGCTCTTGATTCAGGAAAACTTCGAATTTGATCGTGGCCATCTCCAGACATCAGACACATACGGAATCGCAGTGGAGATCAGTCGGGAGAAATTGACACACCTGTTCCCAGATGAGAGTGGGACGATGAACTTGTCTGGATTCAAAATCGTGCAGGACAGGACGTTAGACAATCTCTTTTCGTTGATGGAGAAGGAGATTGCTGACGGATGCCCTTGCGGTGGCCTTTACGCGGAAAGCCTGTCCGTCGCATTGGTAAGCTATCTGACCCACGTATATGCCTGCCCAAAAACTCCCCGAAAGATTGGAAATCGTCTCTCAGGGCGAAACATTGAAACAATAAAGGCTCATGTCCGGGAAAATCTTGGGAACTCGGATGAACTTCGATTAGCAAAGCTGGCCAGCCTCGTCCATACGAGCCCATATCATTTCGCGCGCCTATTTAAAGCAGCCCTCGGCATCACGCCGCACCGCTACGTCATGGATCTACGTATCAAAGAAGCGCAACGGCTATTACGGGCGGGTCTTACTATCGCCGAGATAGCGGTTCGAACGGGGTTCGCCTCTTCGACACACATGTCAGATGTGTTTCGACGCCGTATGGGCGTCTCGCCGAGCCAATACCGCGATTAGACTCGTTCGAGGGCGCGTCCGAACAAACTGAAAGAGGTATTGACTTTGTACTTCCGGCGGGGCTGTCGTGGGCCCTGGTTCCGGGGGGCTAGCACATTGCCGGTGAAATGCTACGCAAGTGGACCGACGTTCCGATGATGCAAGCATTCTATGGCCTTATACGAAAAATGCTCGATCGACTGGCCAGCGCTCACAGCTCGCTATAGCCAGTCCGGTAGATCACCGTGGCCGTCCCACGCGTGGCCATCGGCATCCCGGAAGCAAATCGGACGGGCTGCGGCATTGACAAGGGACGCTCCTTCAGAAAAAAACAGCCGGCGTTCTGCAGGTCAGCCAGATGCAGGCGGTAGTGGGCCATCTGCGTCTTGATCCAGAGGATCGTCTCTGCACGCTCGCGCAACAGTTGGGTGTCGGAATTCTGGAGAAGAGCAGGGGGCATGCAGGCGAAATGGGGTCCCCGCCTCGTCTCTCTGGGCGGACAACTGCTTCTGGTCCCGCAACCGCTGCGGCAAAAGGCATGGCCGTTTACGCTGTCATGCATGTCGATGCGTTCCCGCCTACCGCAAATTCGGTCGGGTGCGGCGAATCGTGGATTTTTTCCCGTGGAAGGAGCGTGCCTGAGGGGGCTTGTACTCGCATCTGGGATACGCAGAGCAGGCCTGGAACTCACCATATCGTCCCGGTCGGGTAATGATGACCCCAACCTTGCAGATCGGGCACCGGTGTTCATGAATCGACTCGCCTTCGGTGTTTGTCACCGCGACGGCGTGATCCTGAACGAGTTCATCCAGGAAGCTCGACACCTGTCCGCGGACCGTGAACAACGCAACGCTGCGGCGTGCGCGCGTGAGGGCGACGTAGAACAGGCGGCGTTCCTCACTCAGGGCAAAGGTGTCACCCGCCGGCATGGCCAGCGCGAGGACCGGGTCGTCTGCCCGCAGATTGGGAAAGCCTCGTCGGACCATGGCCGGCAGGACAATGTAGTCGGCTTCGGCCCCCTTGGAGCGATGCACCGTTAGAAACTCCAGATCGATCCGCGCCCCATAGCGAGAGCGCCATAGGGATGGCACAAAGGCGCGGTCGGCTTTATAACGTCCCAGAATGAAGACGGAGACCCGGCCATTGCGCCCTTGCGGAATGGTTCCCTCGCGCACGCCGTCAAAGAGCCGTGAGAGATACGCATCGATTGCGCCTTGGGTCTCGTCTTTGTGGGAAACCTGCAGGGCTTGCAGGACTGGGCCATGGGCCGCCGTGGCGGAGCGCACGCCCTTCGGAAGCTGGTTCGGATTGCGGGTGATGAAGCGACTCGATGCGTCGCAAAGTGCCTGGGGGCAGCGAAACGTCTGTTCGAGTTTGAGGACTGCGCTGGGCCCAAACCAGTCTCGAAACCCGGTCATCACGGACAGATCGGCGCCGGCGAACCGGTTGATCGATTGCCAGTCATCGCCCACCGCAAAGAAATGCCGACCTGGTTGCCTGACCAGCGCTCGGCAGAGTCGCGCGCGGGCGCGCGAGGCATCCTGGAATTCGTCCGCCATGACCAGGTCGTACTCCGGCACGTATCTGCCGGTTTCGAGATGCTCGGCGGCCTGGTTCAGCATGTCTTCGAAGTCGATGCCATCTTCGGCCGCCAGCGCCGCGTCCCAGGCCTCCATGATGGGGATCGCAATGGTCAGGAACATGCGATGACGAAAACGGAAGTCGTCTTCGGGCATGGCGTCCAGGCGCTCGTGCAGAAGCTTTGGCGTCAGACAATTACTCTTGGCGTGACTGATGAAGGTGCGTACCAGCGCGACGAGGTCGGCGGCGGCCATGGGCGGTTGCCCCTGGGCTGGAATGGGCCGGTCGGGATTGGGATCGAGCACGAGCCCGCGCGCGGTGAGCGCGCGCGACAAATGCGCGAACAACTCGCCGGAACGCAGTTGGTGCGAGGTCGTTTCGACCAGCGCGGTGCCGCGCCGTTGGTGCTCCTGACGCTTCCAGGCGAGGCTCTCCAGGTAGCGCGCGAAATGCGCGGGTGGCTCACCCCTCCCGTTCAGAGCAAGGTGTTCATGATAAAGCTGGATGTCGGGATAGTAGAAGTCGGGCCGGTACTGGCGGTATTCGTCGGTGGCGGTGTCGAACTCGTAGGGCGGCTCGTACTGATAATTGACGCCGTTGTAGAACAGCCAGTCAGCAATCACGCATTCCTCGCGGCTGCGCACCCGTTCCCCGTTTAGGGTCCGGACGTAGCCGACGCCGTGCCGGTCCCATTCCTCGGCAGGCGTTTCCGCGCCGAAGCCTGGCAGGTCCCGGCCGAAGACGAGGCGGAAGAGATCCCAGGCGGTGCGGAATTGCGGGGAGCGATCCTTCAGTCGGTCGACCATGCCGGCGATTTGCTGGAGCCCCTCGGCCGTCTCGACGGCCCAGACGGGGAGGTCCGGCATGCGGCCGGTTGCCTTGCCGATGATGCGGCGCCCCAGCGCATGGAAGGTCCGGGCGTCCACAGCCGTGTCCTGCAAGCCAATCCGTTTGAAGGCCCGCTCCGAGCGTACCGCCAGTTCCTCGGCGGCTTTGGCGTTGAACGCCAGCAGCAGGATGCGCTCCGCAGGGACGAGGGCACGGCGGATGGCGTAGGCCGCCTTGGCGACCATCGTGGAGGTCTTGCCGGAGCCCGCGGACGCGATCACCAGCACGCGGTTGTCGAAACAGATCACGGCTCGCGCCTGCTCTTCCGTCAGCGGCTGGCTTTCGACGGTATCGAACAGGTCCTTGTGGTCGCGCAACTCCCGCTGCAGATGCGCTTCATTTTCGCGCGCCCAGACCGTCGTCCAGTTCGCGTTCCATTCGCTGATGTCCTGCCGGTTTTTCGTCTGGTCCTGGGCGGGTCCCGCCTGGATGTCCGGATCGTCCAGCAGCTCATGCAAGTGTTGGTCACTGAGCGCCAGCGCCGGGCGCTTGTCCAACAACGCCTGCTGTTGTTCCTGGGTAATCCAGCGGCGTTCGGTGCGGGACAACTGGGTGTGCCGGGCCACCAGCTCGAGCCAGCCGCGGATCTGACGCAGGGCCGCATCGAAAGTGTCTTGACGCGCCCGCAAGCGCTGGGTGGCCAGTACACCGGCAATGAAGGCCTCGACTTCTGCGGCGTGCCGATGGGGCAGGCCCTTGAGCTGCACATTCTGCAAATCGCCCGCGCCAAAGCTCAAGGTCGTCCAGAACAAGCCCCGCTTTGCCCGCATCGGCGACGCTTGCTGGATCGGAATCTCTTGCCGCCCGCCGGCGGTCGTCAGTGCCAGACCGTCCTCGATCGCATTGAGTCGCCACGGCTGGCATTGCGTCAGCAATCTGCCCCAGCGGGAAGGTTCCCATTGATTCATCATGTTCGAAGCCCCCATCCGCTCGCCTGTCTATCCCCGGCGGTGCCTTATCTCCAGTAGTGCAGCACCGAGTCGAAATGGCCGGGAAATGACGGCTGTAGCCTGTCGTACCCGCCTCATCCCTTGCTTGACAGCCAGCGTATGCGGGCAAGCTCCGATTTTCTACTCTACAGGCAAGGCAAGCGGTGACCGGTCGACCCGTCAGCCATTGCCCGCTGCGCTCGAGCGGCTACGGGATCAATTCCGCTTCGGTCGACGCGTAGATATCGAGCCTGAGCTTCCCCATGGGCACGTTCTTGTAACTGGCGTTTGTCACATCGAAGCCGACCGTATCAGATTTCTCCGTCTGCAGGTCGGGCAGGAGTGCCGCGAGCATTTGCTGCCGCGACGCCAATGTCATCAGTTGCCTGCGTAACCGGAACATCTGGTCCACCGCCACCTCGTAACGCTCGGGTAACGCGAAGGTTTTGAGCGAGGCCTGCGCCTTGGCGATGTGAGCTCCAGCGAGAGGCTCCAGCCGAATCTCGAACTGACTCGAGTCGGCGTTGCAGACCCTTGTGCCGAGCAGGGTTGCAGGGGGGGCCGTCCGCTGGGCCAGCGCAAATTGCACGGATTCGCGATCGCTCAACGGATGCAGATGGGGGACCGCCACAAAGTCAGTGGTGTGCTTGCACTGTGGGCCATTGCACTTTTCGCAACAGGGAATCAGGTTCGCCAGCGTCAGGGCGAGGTAGGGGTACTGTGCCTTCGCATAGTAGTGATCCAGATTGGGACGCAAGCCATCGTCGCGGTCATCTGCCGGGAGTTTGGTCTCGATGGGAACGATGTGACAGTACGGGCAGATCGCATAGCGCGCCAGGCTGCACAATTTATATGCCGACCAGGAACGCTTGTGCCAGCCCCGTTTCCGAGAGAAAGCATCGTAGTCAAGATGTTGCTTGATGAGGTTCTTGGCAGCGGTACGATCATCGTCGCTGACAAACGTGGCCTCGAAATCCTGTACCACCGGCGGCAAAGCTACACTGCGGGCCGAACACAGTGCCTTCACATTGCGATCGAGAAAGTCTGCCACGCGCAGCTTAATCGCCTCGGGCCCATTACGCAAAGTCAAAACCGTCGTCTGCAACAGCGGCCGCAGAAACAGCCGGTGGGCATGGGCGGCGTCCCGCCATACGTCCGGGATATGGATGATCATGACTGGCTTCCCTTGGCGACACGGCGCAAGGCATTCTGGATTGTGAGGTCGCCAATCTCCTCGAGGAGCGCCGCATCGGCCTCGGTTGCGTTGCCGTCGCGCAGGTTGGCGTGCAACGCGTCGATCTTCTGTGCCGCAAACGAACCGAGCGTCTGAGTGCCAAAGGAGGTGAGGGCAATATCGTCCAGCGGGGCGGCAAAGGTCCGGCGCGGGGTCACGTCGTCATCCAGGTTCGTAACCATCGCACTCGGGAAATCGGTCGCGATCACGGGAGAGTGGGTCGTCAGAATAACCTGGAGCGTCGCAAGATCGAAATCGCGCTTCATGCCAGTGAGGAAGCGGTCGAGCAGCTCGACATAGCGCCGCTGCCAGTCCAGGTGCAGGTAGGCATCGCCCTCATCGATCAACAGCAGGATGTTTCGGATGCCGCGCTGGTGCAACTGTTCAATACCGCCGCGAATGCGCGAGAACTGGTCGAT
This genomic window from Cupriavidus sp. P-10 contains:
- a CDS encoding helix-turn-helix domain-containing protein produces the protein MSIQRPTKAAAPIQLLAGRVSVRLDELRIGGERVGQQPLRPWLGFPVEFHKGRAENRDVGALLYPNALIWQQRVGRTRAQMTSGCQEFEAVTHGGDSLLIQENFEFDRGHLQTSDTYGIAVEISREKLTHLFPDESGTMNLSGFKIVQDRTLDNLFSLMEKEIADGCPCGGLYAESLSVALVSYLTHVYACPKTPRKIGNRLSGRNIETIKAHVRENLGNSDELRLAKLASLVHTSPYHFARLFKAALGITPHRYVMDLRIKEAQRLLRAGLTIAEIAVRTGFASSTHMSDVFRRRMGVSPSQYRD
- a CDS encoding UvrD-helicase domain-containing protein, whose protein sequence is MMNQWEPSRWGRLLTQCQPWRLNAIEDGLALTTAGGRQEIPIQQASPMRAKRGLFWTTLSFGAGDLQNVQLKGLPHRHAAEVEAFIAGVLATQRLRARQDTFDAALRQIRGWLELVARHTQLSRTERRWITQEQQQALLDKRPALALSDQHLHELLDDPDIQAGPAQDQTKNRQDISEWNANWTTVWARENEAHLQRELRDHKDLFDTVESQPLTEEQARAVICFDNRVLVIASAGSGKTSTMVAKAAYAIRRALVPAERILLLAFNAKAAEELAVRSERAFKRIGLQDTAVDARTFHALGRRIIGKATGRMPDLPVWAVETAEGLQQIAGMVDRLKDRSPQFRTAWDLFRLVFGRDLPGFGAETPAEEWDRHGVGYVRTLNGERVRSREECVIADWLFYNGVNYQYEPPYEFDTATDEYRQYRPDFYYPDIQLYHEHLALNGRGEPPAHFARYLESLAWKRQEHQRRGTALVETTSHQLRSGELFAHLSRALTARGLVLDPNPDRPIPAQGQPPMAAADLVALVRTFISHAKSNCLTPKLLHERLDAMPEDDFRFRHRMFLTIAIPIMEAWDAALAAEDGIDFEDMLNQAAEHLETGRYVPEYDLVMADEFQDASRARARLCRALVRQPGRHFFAVGDDWQSINRFAGADLSVMTGFRDWFGPSAVLKLEQTFRCPQALCDASSRFITRNPNQLPKGVRSATAAHGPVLQALQVSHKDETQGAIDAYLSRLFDGVREGTIPQGRNGRVSVFILGRYKADRAFVPSLWRSRYGARIDLEFLTVHRSKGAEADYIVLPAMVRRGFPNLRADDPVLALAMPAGDTFALSEERRLFYVALTRARRSVALFTVRGQVSSFLDELVQDHAVAVTNTEGESIHEHRCPICKVGVIITRPGRYGEFQACSAYPRCEYKPPQARSFHGKKSTIRRTRPNLR